A DNA window from Enoplosus armatus isolate fEnoArm2 chromosome 9, fEnoArm2.hap1, whole genome shotgun sequence contains the following coding sequences:
- the cyp11c1 gene encoding cytochrome P450 11C1 yields MRSMYIRVTVCIRAQGTCGSRNLLCGVAPQRALCVTAAGTVVDGKLDGRKGPESTGVRKRGVDGRVRSFEEIPHTGRSGWVNLVKFWREDRFRHLHKHMERTFNALGPIYREHVGTQSSVNIMLPSDVGELFRSEGLHPRRMTLQPWATHRETRQHSKGVFLKNGEEWRADRLLLNKEVMMSAAVKRFLPQLDEVARDFCRMLQARVEKEGRGEEGKRSLTTDPSPDLFRFALEASCHVIYGERIGLFSSSPSLESQKFIWAVERMLATTPPLLYLPPRLLLRIGAPLWTQHASAWDHIFSHAEARIQRGYQRLSSSQGRGSEAGAAGGQYTGVLGQLMEKGQLSLDLIKANITELMAGGVDTTAVPLQFALFELGRNPKVQERVRQQVRASWAQAGGDPQKALRGAPLLKGTIKEILRLYPVGTTVQRYPIKDIVLQNYHVPAGTMVQVCLYPLGRSEKVFEDPMRFDPGRWGSSREEGQRGEGAAFCSLAFGFGARQCVGRRIAENEMQLLLMHILLSFHLSVSSSEDIKTTCTLILQPETPPRITFSKL; encoded by the exons ATGAGGAGCATGTACATCCGAGTGACTGTGTGCATCAGAGCACAGGGCACCTGTGGGTCCAGAAATCTGCTCTGTGGTGTCGCACCACAAAGAGCTCTTTGTGTGACCGCAGCAGGGACTGTGGTAGATGGAAAGTTAGATGGAAGGAAAGGACCCGAGAGCACAGGAGTTAGAAAGAGGGGTGTGGATGGACGGGTGAGGAGCTTTGAGGAGATCCCTCACACAGGGAGGAGCGGCTGGGTCAACTTGGTGAAGTTCTGGAGAGAAGATCGTTTCAGGCATCTCCACAAGCACATGGAGAGGACCTTCAACGCCCTCGGTCCCATCTACAG ggaacATGTGGGCACCCAAAGCAGTGTGAACATCATGTTGCCGTCTGATGTCGGTGAGCTGTTTCGTTCAGAGGGCCTGCACCCCCGGCGGATGACCCTGCAGCCCTGGGCAACACACCGAGAGACTCGCCAGCACAGCAAGGGAGTCTTCCTCAA gaacGGTGAGGAGTGGCGAGCGGACCGTCTCCTGCTCAACAAGGAGGTGATGATGAGTGCGGCCGTGAAGCGCTTTCTACCCCAGCTTGATGAGGTGGCGAGGGACTTCTGTCGAATGCTGCAGGCGAGAGTGGAGAAGGAGGGCAGAGGCGAGGAGGGGAAACGCAGTCTGACCACAGATCCCAGTCCTGACCTCTTTCGCTTCGCCCTGGAAG CCAGTTGCCATGTGATCTACGGGGAGCGTATTGGCCTCTTCTCCTCGTCTCCCTCCCTGGAGTCCCAGAAGTTCATCTGGGCCGTGGAGCGCATGCTGGCAAcaacccctcctctcctctacctgCCCCCTCGCCTGCTGCTCCGCATCGGCGCTCCCCTGTGGACGCAGCACGCCAGTGCATGGGATCACATCTTCAGCCACG CGGAGGCGAGGATCCAGAGGGGGTACCAGCGCCTGTCTTCCTCCCAGGGTCGAGGGTCTGAggctggagcagctggaggccaGTACACCGGGGTCCTGGGCCAACTCATGGAGAAAGGGCAGCTATCTTTGGACCTCATCAAAGCCAACATCACTGAGCTGATGGCTGGAGGGGTcgacacg acagcGGTGCCCCTGCAGTTTGCACTGTTTGAGCTAGGCCGTAACCCAAAGGTGCAGGAGAGGGTGAGGCAGCAGGTGAGGGCGTCATGGGCGCAGGCTGGTGGTGACCCTCAGAAAGCCCTGCGGGGGGCGCCATTACTAAAAGGCACAATCAAGGAGATTCTCAG GTTGTATCCGGTGGGAACAACAGTGCAGCGGTATCCGATCAAAGATATTGTTCTCCAGAATTACCACGTACCTGCTGGG ACGATGGTCCAGGTCTGTCTGTACCCCCTGGGAAGGAGCGAAAAGGTGTTTGAGGATCCAATGCGCTTTGACCCCGGCCGGTggggaagcagcagagaggaaggccAAAGAGGAGAGGGGGCGGCCTTTTGCTCGCTGGCGTTTGGGTTCGGGGCGAGGCAGTGTGTCGGGAGGAGGATTGCTGAGAACGAGATGCAGCTCTTGCTCATGCAT ATCCTGCTGAGCTTCCATCTCAGCGTGTCGTCCTCGGAGGACATCAAAACCACATGCACTCTCATCCTCCAGCCTGAGACTCCGCCAAGGATCACTTTCAGcaagctctga
- the LOC139290135 gene encoding complexin-3-like produces the protein MESVVRVKKSLRTPIRKMTSCVSGVKERRLCAKRRDKRGRGGGGRGGCNRLGRTPPLRTAHPKDPVIRLYQADLEKERQLREAMNAQKNAERAAMRAHLRRKYQLSENSTDTNHLRSVGGKVSLPHKLMKIIHPETKTKDDGFNLLSAFQGLSFGTAALTGRKHSRTSTPAPASGASCKVM, from the exons ATGGAGTCTGTTGTGAGAGTCAAAAAGTCGCTGAGGACGCCCATCAGGAAGATGACCAGCTGTGTGTCGggggtgaaggagaggaggttGTGTGCCAAACGCAGGGACAAGAGGGGCAGAggtgggggaggaagaggaggatgcaACAGGTTGGGGAGGACCCCTCCTCTCCGAACCGCACACCCCAAAGACCCAGTCATTCGCTTGTACCAGGCGGACCTGGAAAAGGAGAGGCAA CTGCGGGAAGCAATGAACGCTCAGAAGAATGCAGAGAGAGCAGCTATGAGAGCTCACCTCAGGAGAAAATATCAGCTGTCTGAG AACTCCACGGACACAAACCACCTGAGGTCTGTTGGAGGGAAAGTGTCGCTCCCCCACAAGCTGATGAAGATCATTCATCCTGAAACCAAGACCAAGGACGACGGCTTCAACCTGCTGAGCGCCTTCCAAGGCCTCAGCTTCGGCACAGCGGCGCTCACagggaggaaacacagcaggacGTCCACTCCTGCACCAGCAAGCGGGGCCTCCTGTAAAGTCATGTGA
- the LOC139289862 gene encoding dual specificity protein kinase CLK2-like, translating into MGKTELYSLYKGFLDCICLCLSRSSDEAAGDKERDTENGHLIYKSGDVLEGRYEIVDTLGEGTFGKVVQCLDHRRGGSRIALKIIKNLDKYREAAKLEINVLEKISERDPDNKHRCVQMLDWFNYYGHVCISFELLSLSTFDFLKANNFLPYPINQIRHMAQQICHAVSFLHDNKLTHTDLKPENILFVNSDYSLIYNAEKKCKERRINDTTVRLVDFGSATFDHEHHSVVISTRHYRAPEVILELGWSQPCDVWSIGCILFEYYEGFTLYQTHDNKEHLAMMEKIQGPIPLRMIQRSRKQKYFHRGRLDWNECSKAGRYVKAKCKPLRKYLLSHGAEHHHLFYLLERMLEYEPSKRISLSSTLCHPFFLPLRHPGRSQIWRNSRDMSR; encoded by the exons ATGGGAAAGACAGAGCTGTACTCGCTCTATAAGGGTTTTCTGGACTGTATTTGCCTTTGCCTCTCT CGGAGCAGCGATGAAGCTGCAGGCGATAAGGAGAGGGACACTGAGAATGGCCACCTGATCTACAAAAGTGGGGACGTCCTTGAAGGCAGAT ATGAGATAGTCGACACTTTAGGTGAAGGAACCTTCGGGAAGGTGGTACAGTGTTTGGACCACAGAAG aggaggaagtcgAATTGCTTTGAAGATCATTAAGAACTTGGACAAATACAGAGAAGCAGCCAAACTGGAAATCAATGTGCTGGAGAAGATCAGCGAGAGAGATCCAGACAACAAACA TCGCTGTGTGCAGATGCTGGACTGGTTTAACTACTACGGCCACGTGTGCATCTCCTTTGAGCTGTTGTCTCTCAGCACCTTTGACTTCTTGAAAGCAAACAACTTCCTGCCTTATCCCATTAACCAGATCCGACACATGGCCCAACAGATCTGCCACGCTGTCAGCT TTCTCCATGACAACAAGCTGACTCACACAGACCTGAAGCCTGAGAACATCCTCTTTGTCAACTCAGACTACTCCCTCATATACAACGCTGAGAAG AAGTGCAAGGAGAGGAGAATAAATGACACCACAGTGAGGCTTGTTGACTTTGGCAGCGCCACCTTTGACCACGAACACCACTCTGTCGTCATCTCTACACGTCACTACCGAGCTCCGGAGGTCATACTGG AGTTGGGTTGGAGTCAACCTTGCGATGTGTGGAGTATCGGCTGCATCCTGTTTGAATACTACGAAGGCTTCACACTGTACCAG ACTCATGACAATAAGGAGCATCTTGCTATGATGGAGAAAATTCAGGGACCAATTCCTCTGAGAATGATTCAAAGGAGCAG AAAGCAAAAGTATTTCCACCGCGGGCGTCTCGACTGGAACGAGTGCTCCAAGGCCGGACGCTACGTGAAAGCCAAGTGCAAACCGTTAAGG aAGTACTTGTTATCACACGGGGCAGAGCACCACCATTTATTTTATCTCTTGGAGAGGATGCTGGAGTACGAGCCCTCAAAACGCATATCTCTTTCCTCCACTCTGTGTCACCCCTTCTTCCTGCCCCTCCGTCATCCAGGAAGGAGTCAAATCTGGAGGAACAGCCGTGACATGAGCAGATGA
- the LOC139290137 gene encoding meiotic recombination protein REC8 homolog — MFYYPAVLKRHTGCFSTIWLIATKGIRVPRRDFLKVNVKSTCDDIMNYVLERVPPPRPGLPRPRLSLYLSSQLQYGVVVVYHRQCAILLEELQSVVGQLVKQRTSQKIDMDDHSRQALDFPDALSLLEETEGAPDPLFGVMYMQDAMSSPNALIQMGQEYLRGTSPEHPELASPAAAAAAAAALESGITASPDSITLRETEPFAIPVAEFEGEELVDQHPDTIDFLLAQTDHFPEGDLEIPREEATPRERDLEKERTKELTGSTIELQPTIVSGEDAMLLPQEEPGLSVEKPGPPTDQLTPISVPVLPSPPSAAPERERPTLELQEVPLAEVKRRRKRQLIFFDPETQLSQDALQEQIDNPLIETRRPLLPPPASHRMIPAAELLNNPCTFLPEDVLFLWRRAATITPIAGSDLQTGQRGPESTDSEKEREREMVEAAEREEERLELSPKEVPRDLAESEMLDFSDDGSLPLEGSDQREVSREISPLYTSEREGSTVSRSVSILQDIPEVVDEILERAAAESPGVLPELAEHEAAPVLFQSLLPPGVDRRTVSNIFQRLLGTLSDRKVRVQQDEPYGDILILPGPDCDE, encoded by the exons ATGTTTTACTACCCCGCAGTTTTAAAGCGACATACAGGATGTTTTTCTACAATCTG GCTGATTGCTACAAAAGGCATCAGAGTTCCCCGCCGGGATTTCCTAAAAGTCAACGTCAAAAGCACCTG CGACGACATCATGAACTACGTGCTGGAGCGGGTCCCGCCGCCTCGGCCCGGTCTCCCACGACCTCGCCTCTCCCTCTACCTGTCCTCCCAGCTCCAGTATGGCGTCGTCGTCGTCTACCACCGACAGTGTGCCATTCTGCTGG AGGAACTTCAGTCCGTCGTGGGCCAGCTGGTGAAACAGAGGACGTCCCAGAAAATTGATATGGATGACCACAGCAG aCAAGCTCTGGACTTCCCTGATGCCCTGTCTCTCCtggaggagacagaaggagcCCCAGACCCTTTATTCGGAGTGATGTACATGCAGGATGCCATGTCCAGTCCCAATGCACTGATACAG ATGGGTCAGGAGTATCTGAGAGGAACCTCTCCAGAGCATCCTGAACTGGccagccctgctgctgctgctgctgctgctgctgcattagaGAGCG GCATAACTGCATCTCCAGACAGCATTACTCTGAGAGAGACGGAGCCTTTCGCTATCCCTGTCGCAGAG TTTGAGGGGGAGGAGCTCGTCGATCAGCATCCAGACACTATTGACTTCCTCTTGGCCCAAACAGATCACTTTCCAGAAG GAGATTTGGAGATACCGAGAGAAGAAGCAActccaagagagagagacctggagaaagagagaacaaaagagcTCACAGGATCCACGATTGA ATTACAGCCCACCATCGTTTCTGGTGAGGACGCCATGTTGTTGCCTCAGGAAGAGCCAGGCCTGTCTGTGGAGAAGCCTGGACCCCCCACTGACCAGCTGACCCCCATCTCTGTGCCGGTCCTGCCCTCCCCACCATCTGCAGCACCTGAACGTGAAAGACCAACTCTAGAGTTACAG GAAGTGCCTCTCgcagaggtgaagaggaggaggaagaggcagctGATCTTCTTTGACCCAGAGACGCAGCTCTCCCAGGATGCACTGCAAGAGCAGATCGACAACCCTCTGATTGAGACCAGACGTCCACTTCTCCCACCGCCTGCTTCTCACAGGATGATCCCTGCTGCTGAGCTCCTCAACAACCCCTGCACCT tctTGCCTGAAGATGTGCTGTTTCTATGGAGACGGGCTGCAACCATCACGCCCATCGCAGGCTCGGACCTGCAGACCGGGCAGAGAGGGCCCGAGTCCACCGACtctgaaaaggaaagagagcgCGAGATGGTCGAGGCggctgaaagagaggaggagagacttGAGCTCAGCCCCAAGGAG GTCCCCAGAGATTTGGCAGAATCAGAGATGTTGGACTTTTCAG ACGATGGTTCACTGCCGTTGGAGGGCTCCGATCAAAGAGAGGTGTCTCGAGAGATCTCCCCCCTGTACACGTCCGAGAGAGAAGG GTCCACTGTCTCCAGGTCTGTTTCTATACTACAGGACATCCCAGAGGTGGTTGATGAGATTCTGgaaagagctgcagcagagtcTCCTGG ggtgcTGCCGGAGTTGGCCGAGCATGAAGCggcacctgtgctttttcagTCTCTCCTGCCGCCAGGGGTCGACCGCAGAACTGTCAGCAACATTTTCCAGAGGCTCCTGG GGACTTTATCGGACAGGAAGGTACGGGTGCAGCAGGACGAGCCTTATGGTGACATATTGATATTACCTGGACCCGACTGCGACGAGTGA